In a genomic window of Nostoc sp. UHCC 0870:
- a CDS encoding type II toxin-antitoxin system RelE family toxin, translating to MTYQIEFTKGANKQLKKLPSDIKERIDLRIQELAIDPRPNGVKKLADEDSLYRIRVGDYRVIYQIFDTILLVTVIKVKHRSDVYKD from the coding sequence GTGACTTACCAAATTGAATTTACCAAGGGTGCTAATAAACAATTAAAGAAATTACCCAGCGATATTAAAGAACGTATCGACTTAAGAATTCAAGAATTAGCCATAGATCCACGTCCCAACGGGGTTAAAAAATTGGCGGATGAAGACTCTTTATATCGTATTCGAGTGGGTGATTATAGAGTAATTTATCAAATATTTGATACTATTTTATTGGTGACTGTAATTAAGGTAAAACATCGTAGTGATGTTTATAAAGATTAG
- the tatA gene encoding twin-arginine translocase TatA/TatE family subunit → MFGLGWPEVVIIAVVAIVIFGPKKIPELGNALGKTLRGFKEELKTPSEDTNPEYEEK, encoded by the coding sequence ATGTTTGGACTAGGATGGCCGGAAGTAGTTATCATCGCTGTTGTAGCTATTGTAATTTTTGGCCCCAAAAAAATTCCCGAACTGGGGAACGCACTAGGTAAAACCCTACGAGGTTTTAAAGAGGAGCTAAAAACTCCTAGTGAGGATACCAACCCGGAATACGAAGAAAAATAG